One stretch of Eupeodes corollae chromosome 2, idEupCoro1.1, whole genome shotgun sequence DNA includes these proteins:
- the LOC129946029 gene encoding uncharacterized protein C9orf85 homolog → MSSQKGNAVRTRTQKYKNRHVFKNDLHDKTPQQKLINSLHISEVCQRCKHVIEWKIKYKKYKPLTQPKTCVKCQQRNIRKAYHVLCRDCAISAKVCAKCLKAADEVEIEPALPTPEEELKLKVEMDKLIKSFSERKRRAFLRYMRKGEVDNSENKEEDNEADDPAATAVDGSEGADVAEKPIPKRIPHSRDNLLRKIEELRVGTEGELDSDELTDSDYDEDDLSDEDEDSD, encoded by the coding sequence ATGAGTTCACAGAAGGGGAACGCAGTACGGACGcgtacacaaaaatacaaaaatcgtcATGTCTTCAAGAACGACTTGCACGACAAAACACCacaacaaaagttgataaattcATTGCACATTTCTGAAGTTTGCCAGCGATGTAAGCATGTGATAGaatggaaaattaaatacaaaaagtacAAACCGCTTACCCAACCAAAAACCTGTGTTAAATGCCAGCAACGAAACATCCGCAAAGCCTACCATGTTCTCTGTCGGGACTGTGCTATATCGGCGAAAGTTTGTGCCAAGTGTTTGAAGGCGGCCGATGAGGTGGAAATTGAACCTGCATTGCCAACGCCAGAGGAAGAACTCAAACTTAAAGTGGAAATGGATAAATTAATAAAGTCCTTTTCGGAAAGAAAACGTAGGGCATTCCTCCGTTATATGCGCAAAGGTGAAGTGGATAACTCTGAAAATAAGGAGGAAGATAATGAAGCAGATGATCCTGCCGCCACGGCCGTCGATGGTTCAGAGGGGGCTGATGTTGCTGAGAAACCCATACCCAAACGAATTCCCCATTCAAGAGATAACTTGCTAAGGAAGATCGAAGAACTAAGAGTAGGAACCGAAGGTGAATTGGATTCAGATGAACTGACTGATAGTGACTATGATGAAGATGATCTGTCAGACGAAGATGAAGACTCTGATTGA